Within the Medicago truncatula cultivar Jemalong A17 chromosome 4, MtrunA17r5.0-ANR, whole genome shotgun sequence genome, the region catgtttattggtttttgaattttgaataagacgtaatctctatttcttgaataaatgtattattcgcatgtttaattgctttaatagaaataggagcgttacaccaCCTACACAAATTGAAGTTCCTCATTTTAGATGGTCTTTTTGCAAGGGCAAACAAAAATGGCTGATGTGTAACTCTTGAAATAGTTATgatataaaaatcaaactgtAAAGACCGTAAGACCTTAATAGAGGACAAAACTCTATTTAATACCGATGCATTATTAGTATTTGATTTGAACTTTAGACCTCTTGTTAAATTGGAAGAGATTCTTTACCATTTTATTTGAGCGCTTTTGGGTATTTGACATATATGTTTTCATTGACAATTTTAACCTCTTCTTGTTGATTCAGCAACACAAAATCGCGTATTCGGGCACTATGCGCGCATTTTGGTGGATATGGACTTGTCAAAGCAGCTTTTCAATGATGTAATGATTGAGAGGGAAGGCTACTCTTTTTCCATTGAAGTCACATACGAACGATTGCCTTCGTTTTGCACTCACTGTCGAAATATTGGTCACCAAATCACGAGTTGTCGGTGGCTGCAACCGGCTAAGGATACTCATGTGATTGATAAACAGAAAAAAAGCATAGTATCACAGAAGCAGGAGGTTCAAAAATGGCAGCCCAATGACAACCTGGACGGTATTGGTTCGTCAAGAGCTTTTCAGACACCAGAGGTTACTAACAATGAAACTGGTCACACAACACCGCAAGAAATCAATAACACCGCCACTGATCTTACAATGCCGCAAAAGGATGCTATGCCAATACAACAAGAGCTGGAAATCACAACCAGACAGGAGGTAAATGTTGAAAATGTTAATGATGTTATTCCGGTTTCTCAAGATGAAGTGCAGACAGACTTGCAGATGGACAAAGCGCCTTCAGACATGACATTCGAAAATGTCGACATCGGTATCAATCAAAAGATGCTGCCTTCAACATCTGTTCATGTTCTTGAGGAAATTATAGATGCAGAAGTCGCAACTCCACAGGAAAATGTAAGTGGTGACAATGCCGTTTCACATCAGTAGCCATCATTAGATGTTATGGCATTGGAACATTCAGCTAATGTGCAATCCAGACCAGCAGAGACAGAAGCTAattcaagtgcagcagctaatGAGTTTACTGCTGATCAGGTGCGTGAAGTTTCAATTCAGTCCAAGGAAATCCAGGTTTCGAAAAATGTTCAAAATGACTTGGATTTATGGGCTCGCATTCGGGAGTAAGATCAACGTATGGCAGCCGAAGGATTCACGCAAGTTTTGTCTAAAAAACAGCAGCAAACATTGAAAAAGCAAGTTTTAGGGAAAGCTTCGTACAACACCCGTGCGAAGGGTTCAACTCCCCCTTCTCAATGAATTTCCTTTATTGGAACATCCACGGTATAGTATTGGAGTTTCGAAGTATGAGAATTTGCTTCAGGCTCAATGTATCATGGCAGAGTTGGTAGCTGGGGCATTTCTTCATTATTGAGAAATTGGCTTAGACTACTTCGgtaataataatgttgatgattgCACTCAATTCTATCAACCATGTGTTGGAAGAAGCAGAGCTATAACAGTACCAAAGCATATATGTGAAGAATTGGCTTGATGAACTTAAACATGTTGTTTGAAGCAGACCAAATTTCTACCGATGCAATGataaataagctgaaaactCAATCTGATTTCTTGGGCTTGGTTTCAGCTTTAATGCAAAGCAAAAGAAAGAGTTGGGATTGGGAGAAGGTCCTAACGCTAGTAATGAAGGCTTAGTCAATAATATGGGTCATGAGATTCAGGGTTCTTTTTGGTTAGTCTCGCTACGGGCTGAGTTGCATATGGATTTCTTTCGAGATAGAATTGGTCTACCCGATTATAGATTTTcttagtcttttattttttattttttggtttctcttctgcttccttttcttttttatttgagggttttggcctagtcccccctctccCTGTATatactttttccttttttttttttttttattgaatttagaGTTTGGCAGGCATAGGACGGAGGCTTCCCGGGATGCCAACCCAGTTGGGATGTCGGTGTTGCCTCATGATGCCTGTCTCTCTCCCtgcttagcaaaaaaaaataaaaaattatttacattgataataattaaatggtcatgctaacttgtacTCTTATGACACATTttaaacattaatgttattcaATTAATGgtaaaaatttattgaaaaaaattaatattaaatattttaagcaataaattaacacaattttcaaaacataATTTCTATTAGTAAAATTCTTTACATGGGTcttaagggcacatgttaacatttcccataattaaatctataaaaaaaaaatgtaatgagAGACATGAAAAATTagagtattattattattatttttaaaaaaaagaagttttaaatGCAACTTCTCCCCacctattttcaaaaaaatgaaatttcggttcctttatttaaaaatttagtttttgacCTCATATTGAACATGGTTCCGAATTTTGATCCCCTAtccaatttttaaatattttttatgtgatGTATTCATTTACTATATGACAACATTTATTATGTCACCCGAAATATTCATGTCAGTAAATATATGTCTAATAAACAATGCCATGTTATGATTGAGTATGACACACTATGAAAAAATTACatgaatcaaaattttgaaaaaagtttattaGAAGTTCCAAACAAAGTCAGTCACACaagagaaaaaatgattttaaaaatagagaaccaaaacttaattttaaaataagaaaattaaaatgcatacAAGTCCAAAAAAAAGTCGGGTACCCAATCCATGAAATTGCTTAATCAATTAGAAAGGAAATAAATCAGAAATGTACCCGACCCAACAAACTAAATCGGAAATAAATCACTCGTACGTGTGACTCTAAAAGTAGTTATgatatttgtcaaaataaaaataaaaagtagttatgatataaaaatcaaactatttatatgatttgacatatatgttttttttgtttgtgtaaatTGAATATCCTTTATACACTATTGCAAAGACCAATTCTTTGAGGCAGGTAAGATCTTTATGGATTACAAAATTCTATCTAACATTGTTGCATgtatgatgatgaatttgaacaTGAGACATATGATTTTATTGGGACAGGTTTTTTAACATTTTGTTCAAGTGCTCGTAAGCATTTGACACTTGTTTCGATTTAgtgtttgaaaaatatttacattgataataattaaatccatagagagagagaaaatataatagacatgaaaaaaattagagtattatataaaaaaaaaaagtttaaatacaCTTTTACTCttcccattttttaaaaaaaatggaagtttTGGtttccttattttaaaaaattcatttttttcctcCCATTTAACCACCGTTTCTTctaaattttgatcccttaccCCATTTTTTAGCTTTTTTATGTACCTCtgaaaaaagaaactatttcatTTGATGTGACATATTCATTTCTATGTCACTTCATAAAATAGATCTAATAAACAATGTCATAATTAAATAGGATGtgccataaaaaaattacagaggattaaaattatgaaagaaaaagtttATTAGAAGCcctaaaaaagttaaataagagaaaaaacaattttttttaaaaagaggacCAAagcttaatttttaaaaataagaaaatcaaaGAGGACCTAggcttaattttttaaaataagaaaatcaaaatgcatATAAGAGTCCAAAAAAACTGGGTTCTCGACCCACCCCAACTGCATACTAGAAAGGAAATAAATTCGGACATTTACCCGACCCACCAAGGTAGCCCACCCACCCACCCAACGCGGATCTCTATAAAAACAGTGAGAtagagaattagggtttctCTGCTTGTTCCATTCCACCGCTGCCACTTCCATAGCTCACAGCTCCTTCGATCTCTGTAAAAATGGTACTCTTTCTCTCCTTCTCCATCGATTTTTCTTCTTacaactttcaattttttaagcTTCGTTTTCTACCATGTATATTTAGAATCACAGAAACGTTTGTTGTTGAACCCTTTATTCATTAACCCAGATTTGCAACTGTTATGTATATTTTTACTTCTCTATTTGTTATAAATCATCGTTTTAAGTTGAATATGTACTTTTTCTGCAGACTAAGAGAACTAAGAAGGCTGGCATCGTTGGCAAATATGGTATGTCTGAAATCTGATAACTTCTCTGATTTGGtcattgttatttgtttgttgttatGCTCTTCAATGTCGTTAATGATGTATACATGGGTTACTTTATGATGGAATGATTAGTGATCTATGTATTGTTCTTAAGATCCAGATAATTAATTGTATATTATTTATGAACATTATGatttaatttgatccatgtcGCCCACTCCACTTAGTGGGATTAGCTGCTGCTGTTTTTGTATAGGTACCCGTTTGGATTGCTTTattttttgagcttatgcaattttttgagtttgtggaaaacaaaacagcttatgcaaataaataagattttatgcaaggtttgtttatgttaAAGCAGCTTATGAAGTTACAATTCTCATTAGTGAGAACTtgtaaattaacataaaagcttatttattttcttaagctatttttcataagctaaaatataagccaatccaaacagtcCCTAGGTAGTTGCATTCTAGGTGTTTTGATATTTTGGGGGAAAATTGATGATGTTCCTGAACTGTTATCCAATTCATGAATTGTATTTGTAGACCACTATTCCTTGTTGTacgtaaaatatattttggatttatttttaaCTGTTCAAGGATATAGTTTATGAGaagttaatttgtttgttttgttgtattATATTAGGTACCCGTTATGGTGCTAGTTTGCGTAAGCAGATTAAAAAGATGGAAGTCAGTCAGCACAGCAAATTTTTCTGTGAATTTTGTGGAAAGGTAGGCCTTGTGTAATGTTGTATATCATCGGTCAAATATCTAAGTATTTAGTTTAGTAGGTTTAATCTAGCCTTTTCAAAATGCCAAGTTCTGATGATCAATTACTTGTTGCAGTATGCTGTGAAGAGAAAGGCTGTAGGGATATGGGGATGCAAGGATTGCGGTAAAGTAAAAGCAGGCGGAGCCTACACTTTGAAGTAATTTTTCTTATTCCTTTTctcaatgttttatttttttaaatctgaaaGGCCAGCCTCATGACTTTGTTCTCATTATTATGACAGCACTGCAAGTGCTGTGACTGTTCGGAGCACCATCAGGAGGTTGAGGGAACAAACTGAAAGTTAAGCTATAAGCCTTTGCTTGTTGCTAGCTTCTTTAAATTAAGTTTAGCTGATTTTGCAGAGAACTACATTCTGTGTACTCAAGTTAAACTTCTATTTTGAGTTCTATCTGTgataattttgatattaataGTTTGCTACTCTTCATGTTAGAGCAAGTACCTTTGTTGTTTCCTCTCATTATCTACAAACAACTAATAGTTTCTTTTGATGTTTGTCGATCTAAAGATTAGTTGCCTAGTGTTTTTCTTGTGTTGTCAGGCTTGTTTTTATTCGTGATTCTGTTGAGGCCATGGTAGCATTATAATATTTTGGCCTTTAAATTATAGAATGCACAAAGATTTTACCTTCATTGTGAAGGTTTAAAGTATTACCGCTTACTGGAACGATTTTGAAGGCTTAAAGTATTACTGCTTAGAAGAATAATCGTGGTTCTGGTTTGATCTTTTTGATTATATGACATGTAGCTCTgcttaatcaatttaattctaACTTGCGTGTGCATTAGATTGGATTAGACGTTTATTCATATTGTTTAAGGTGTACCAATTTGTTTGTCTTTAAAGTTAACTTTCTTTCTAAACAAGTTTATTACTAAAAAGGTTGAATTGAATGtggtttgtttcatttttacttGATTTATTAGGAGTAACTTTCCCTAGAATACAAGGATGGGAGTTTTATTTGTAGGCAATTTAAAGAAACGTTTTATCCCACTCTATGGAATTTGTTTTCTATTCTCATGAATTTTTATGTCCAggaatataatttaataaaaactcAGATTCCGAGAAGTTTTTCAATATAGAAGCAAATACTAATCTCATTTTCTTGAATTTCCAATGTATATTGAGTCGCAAACTGTTGGGGTTATTTCCTATCATGTGCGATTCAAATTATAGACTAAGTCTAGGGGTGTTCAACTTCAAGTTTAGATCTTGAAGTAAAATCACGGTTGATTGCCATGAATGCGTGTTTGTTGTATTCGAACCCTAAACATGAACGTGTGCTACGGACTCTAAACCAAACATAGGCTATGTTTATTGTGTTTGGTTTTAAGTTAGGATGCATTAGAAGTGTTTTTCAAGCGACAGAAATAATTTCAACtctaaattttatgtttttcatttttttgtggGAAATCAATTTTGGTGAGTAAAAACAATTCTATTTGAAGCTAATATTTGCAACTATTCTATCTTTACAAACTTCTGACATGTTTTTTCAGTTAAGTGATGCATCCAAATATGCATATTTTCTCAACCCCATTAAGTTGCACCCTCAAATTTGCACTAAGCACCCATGTCTTTACAAACACACCACCGCCATGATACCTTGGATTGTCGTATGTGCCAACTGAACGACTGAACGAACACATGAACAATTGCAACATTTGATTAGACATTTTTGTTTCCAGATTATTTATGGAGTGAAGAAGATGACCGCTAGTACAAATTGTTTTTTATGGGAAATATTAGTAATTGTTGTTTAAATtttcttcaagaaaaaaaaaagtaattgttgtttaaataaatgttagtgttgtaacaaaaaaaaatgttagtggCATCgctaattaattttcttttttttttaagcaatatTCCTATACTTCCTCGAATTTCTCTTGGTAAATCCGTGAGGAATAACCCATTTTGTCAGATTTATTATACTTGTCCATTACcaaaaaaagatttataattgtcccattttttttgttgcatatcGCGTTCGTTCTTCACCATTCaggtattttctttctttttttgaatctAGTTGATGATTGAATCTTTTCTGTGTTGCTTAGAATTTTCTTGGATTTGAGAAATTAGGGCTTAAAACTTTTTAATTGAGGACAACGACAGATTTTGAGAAATTAAACTATCAATCACACTGAAGTTCTAATCTGTTCTGTGATGGTTGGAAGTATTCAAATCTTCTCGGATTTTTGTTTAAGCCTGTTTGAGGGATTTGGTTTAACACCTTTGAATCTATGTTTGAGGGATGTTTCCGGCACGATATTGACACATCAGTGTTTCGTATCTTATCTTTGAATTGTCCTTTTTTAAGGTTGTTATAGATTTCCAAAAATTTAGTTTGTTATGATGAAATCAAAACCTCAAtcacaattattattatgattattattatcaaaTTAAGTTTCTCAGTCCATCATGCATGATTTAGATTTTgccttttttggtggtggccgctGGGTGGGGGGTTTGAATCCCGAACCTTGCttgtattatgcattgtccatatgagctaagttcacgaggatATTTAGATTTTGACTTTAAAACCATGTGAAGATACAATTCTTTTTGCTttaatgttttaagaaaatgcTAGGTCTTGATTTAGTGTTAATATTTATGTTTATCttgctatatattttttttcttctatttatgGTTATATATATCTTGCTATTGTTGCTAGACTTTGAGCCCATTTCATTCTCTCCTCAATCATCACGTCGTAAATGGGTAACTCAATTCAcctctttttcattttataaaccaattgtatttttttgttatgttttgtcCGTGTCCGTCTTCATTATGTTTTTGGCTTTTTGGCGGTTTCTTATTTGATCAAAACAACAAACAGAAGTTGCTAAGAAGCAAAAAGTAGATAGCATAGAGGAAAATTCTCATGTGACAACCAACCCGTTTCTTGATGAGATGCAAGAAGTAGAAAGTAAGTTTTACTCAACACTGTATTAATATATTCTTTGTGGTTGAATTAATTTGCATCTCGTCCATTTGTTATGATTTAGATTTTGACGGTAAAACCATGGGAAGATGcaattattttgtgaaaatGCTAGCTCTTGATTGAGTGTTAATATGCACATAAGTTGATTTTTTTGGCTGTTATATTTGTCTTCTATTATGTTTTTgccttgtctttttcttttttaactttcaGCCATATTGAAATATCCTCACCTTTGGGTTTCTTATTTGAtcaaaacattaaataaaaagagGTAGCGACGAAGCCCCATTCAAAAGACAAAATAGAAGAAGTTGCTGAGCCAGAAGTAGAGAGCTCAGATGATTCCGATGATCGTCTTAGTGATCCGATATGGTGGGATGGTTCTTCGTTGGGTTGATATGAGTACTTATGAGGAATGGCGGTTGAATGAATGTTATGATGAATGGGGCGAAGATGAAGACTGGATCGACAATGATGAGGCAAGTTTTTCTGGACATCTCAACAAAGCATGTGGCCTTACAGCAATGATTTTGATATTCACAAATTTAGTTTCTATGTGCATATATGAATTCTTTATTATCAATCACTAAACCTGCAGGATGAGTTATTGTTATGACGAAAGGTGGGATAAATGTTTTCACGTTGGTAAGCTCCCAGGGGAAGATTAAAGACATGGGAAAAAGAATGAGGACTGAGAGTAAGAGAAAGAGAAGCATTTTTTAAAGTAGTTTTGATTATAGTTTTGAATCATGTGTGTTGGTGGGTTTTTGTTATGTGTAACTTATGTTGCCTGAAAACTGTGTTATTGTCTgtctaaatttcttttttgaatttttttttggagattaaaatcaattctatttgAAGCTAATAAGTTATCACTTGAAAAACACTTCTAATGCATCTAAACTTAAAACCAAACACCCTATACTTAGTCTATGTATGGTTTCAGTTTCAGGTTCGTAAACAACAAACACACGTTCATGGCCATCAATCGTGATTTAGCTCACTTTTATATGAATGTATCAAAAAACAAACCACTTTACCTACAACTCATTTTTAGTTAGATTAAATTCTACAGAACCAATTTACTTCGAATCGGTTTTTGTCAAATCTCAACCAAACATACACAGGTTCACTAATATACCACATGAATTGAgacaattttacatttttctgcAGCTTAAAGATTATATATATCTTCcgaatgtagaaaatatttagttagtAAGAAGATTGGAAAGTTAGTAGTAATCACATAGCAATGAGGCTACCCAGCATGGGGTAGGTTATCGCCCATATCAATTTATACGATGAATGATACGTAAGGAAGACATGAGATTGTTTGAAAGCACTTAGAACATCAGACTGttgcttaaaaaaatagtaaaggtGTCTACGAAAGTAATGTAATAGTTGTAGCTATGAGAGAAAGTGAAAGGTGAGAGAATCCAAAGATCACAATTCACAATGAATGGCTTCAAAGGGTTGATTATAAGACTAAGTGAGGATAATATTGCTGTCCCACTttgatttttgcttaaaaacgcatgaaaattacatatttaactCCAcattaaattattcaatattcaattaaaatataatttacattttatgttatattttaaaatatattaatctcaTTGAACAAGTTGATAATTACTAATAttgaattattataaaatatgacaaaagcatctatattattatatttttcaaagcaATATGAGTTTTCAAAGcatctatattattattgtatGTGTTGTACACGGAAtattctaaattaaataaaaattcatatttttttttttgaaaggaatattttgaaaggatttatAAATATtcctaaattaaataaaaataaacccgTACAATGCACTTGTATTGTATTTGTATCTTGTACTAACACAATGGAAGATGCAAATTAGTCTTTAACGCTAAATATTTAGACcgaattattaataataaaatgaattaaacaaTATTAACTTTTTCTGAGGCATTATACAAAAGTAACTTAAAAAAGGGGCAGAATTACAAACCCTAAAAGCAAAACTGAAAGGGTGATTGTATTATACACGCACAAACACAACATCGCTCGCTACACAAATTGAATACAAAGAACTATTGTTGGCCGGTTGGTGACGAAAGCGCAAGGCTTACACAGAAAGACACAATGGCAATCGACACACAAATTGAATTCAAAGAACTATTGTTTCTGGTTTGTAACCAAAGCTCAAGGCTTACACTACCAGTTGATATCAACATCAATTATTGTCACTCACATGCAAAGACACAATGGCGATTGACGCACAAATGAATTCGAAGAACTACTGTTGGCCCGATGGTGATGGAAGCGCAAGGCTTACACTGGTAGTTGATCTCAACATCAGTTATTGTCAAATACTCcatcaatttgaaattttggTACGATTTGGTTGATCAGATATGTTTTTCTTTACACCATTGAAGTttatactgtttttttttttttttttttaatatataattctCTATTCAGTATCGTgcaaacaaaaagtaaatatgCAATGATACATATGTCATATCAACAAAACTTAAATAGATATGGCATAtgttttccctcaaaaaaaaaaaaaaaagatatgggCATATGTTTATCAGGAGTTTCCAATCCCCGTGGTACAAAATACTGTGTATCACTCACAGTGTAACTCAATCATGTAGATAAGATGCAGACTTGTCtagcctttatttatttttgtgattaGAGTGTTTTATATCCACTGACACAATTGAATATAATCTGCATTAAATTATTGAGATATATAAAATCATGCAATATCTTTCATATCTTGTATGTTTTAAAAACCAGACCCTATACTATATTAAACCAGCGGGACCTCCAAGTCATGATTCAATCGATTGAAATTCATAGATAAATACTAACTCCTAAAAATCTGTTTTTGACCAAAAACAAACTAGTTGAACCAACAGCGGCTCAATCCAATTATTGTAGACTAAGAACTGACTGCAGTTGAACCAAGAGGCAGATCAGTTCAGTTCTGAAAACACTGAGAAACTAATTTGGCTCAATCTAACATATCCTTTTGGTTCACAAATCAGTAACCACAAAACAAATGTATCTGATTGACAGACTCAAAGGTATGTTGTATTTGTGTCCCGTATAATCAACACTAACGTTGGATAGACAAGTTTAACATCAAAGCAAGTGAACCTATAAAATCAGCAAATTGTCTGAATCTATTAAGATCAAATCCACAAATTCAACTTAAAACGGAAATCAGATAATGGAATAAAACAATATCGAAATAGCAGATATATGTAATCAGAGACAAAAAACATTACGGAAATTGCCAAATACAATTTGTAACAAGACATTAAAAAGTGTCGTCAAGTACCTAAGCACTTGCTCATTGAATTTGAAGCTGAAAGTGAAACTAGGCACTTGCTTCACATGTCTGCATATATTTCTTTACAACACGCTCCTAAAACAAGTAAAACGGATGTCTATATTTTACTGGTTTGAAAAGGTTTTGATCCGCTGAATGCTGCAAGGAGTACTACAACAGAAGAGTTGAATGAGATTCGGGCAGCCTCTTACTTTCATGAAAGCTTAAACTTCCGGCTTCATGGCTTGTGAAGTTTGAACCCAAAAACTCTTGGAACGTAGCCCTGAGCTGGTTTCTGCGGCTTCAGTTGTCCATATGTCATCAAGAAGAGGTGTGGAAATGTTGTTCCAAAATAAGCTCCATCAATGTCTAGACAGAGTCAAGGAAGTTTTAGAAGTATTGCATACAGTGTTCAACCAACAATTCTAACCACAATTATATAACCAGAACATGAATATCATAAAACCATCCCTATGTTAATATAAATATCATGATTAAAAAACTATAGAATTGATACTAagcaaacaaattaataaaataatttctgaAATCAAGCTTAAAAACAATGGCCAAAATTAATAACATTAGTGTGCGATAGAGAAAGACAATGGAATCGATACTgaacaaacaaattaataaaataatatctgaAATTAAGCTAAAAAACAATGGCCAAACTTCTTTACATTAGAGCGTGATAGAGATAAAAAAACAGAAGGATGTCTTccaaaaaatttacaattccAAAAAACTGGTCACTTTTCAGCTACATTTTATAATCACAAAACACAAGCATCCCAAAGTTTTCAGAAACTGCCATTCACTTGAGGTTACAACAACTAGAAATACGGTAGCAGATATAGTTTTCtgaaagaaggaaaaatgaaattgttttcataaagtCAACAAACACTTTTCAGAGGTATAAAACATTCATTGTATGGATTTAATTTTTAGTATACCATTATGGAGCAGCAAAGTGTTGTCTGCATTAACAACTTGCCCAAGCACAAGAAATATTTTCACCAAAATTCATTGAGTTTGTAGAGTTCAAAGATATGGTTAACCATGTCCAGGGAGCAGTTTATAACCCACAtgcaaatcatttttttctttccataccAAATACTAGCTGGCATATATTATGTAAGAGAGACTAAAAATACCTATACCTAAAGGTCACACCCTACAAACACACTACTTAATTACTTATGTAACAAACTATCAAATGAAACTCAAaagcaaggaaaaaaaaaagaggcacAAGAGAATAATATAGCTTGAGTGACATAGTGATGCATATCTACATAAGCTAAAATccatgac harbors:
- the LOC25493576 gene encoding 60S ribosomal protein L37a, translated to MTKRTKKAGIVGKYGTRYGASLRKQIKKMEVSQHSKFFCEFCGKYAVKRKAVGIWGCKDCGKVKAGGAYTLNTASAVTVRSTIRRLREQTES